One region of Eretmochelys imbricata isolate rEreImb1 chromosome 2, rEreImb1.hap1, whole genome shotgun sequence genomic DNA includes:
- the HNRNPA2B1 gene encoding heterogeneous nuclear ribonucleoproteins A2/B1 isoform X1, producing MEGSKRTGSLSGPAKRRDQAGEAQMREKEQFRKLFIGGLSFETTEESLRNYYEQWGKLTDCVVMRDPASKRSRGFGFVTFSSMAEVDAAMAARPHSIDGRVVEPKRAVAREESGKPGAHVTVKKLFVGGIKEDTEEHHLRDYFEEYGKIDTIEIITDRQSGKKRGFGFVTFDDHDPVDKIVLQKYHTINGHNAEVRKALSRQEMQEVQSSRSGRGGNFGFGDSRGGGGNFGPGPGSNFRGGSDGYGSGRGFGDGYNGYGGGPGGGNFGGSPGYGGGRGGYGGGGPGYGNQGGGYGGGYDNYGGGNYGSGNYNDFGNYNQQPSNYGPMKSGNFGGSRNMGGGPYGGGNYGPGGSGGSGGYGGRSRY from the exons agagaaaaggagcaGTTTCGCAAACTGTTCATTGGTGGCTTGAGCTTTGAAACAACAGAAGAAAGTTTGAGAAACTACTATGAGCAATGGGGGAAACTTACAGACTGTGTG GTGATGAGGGATCCTGCAAGCAAACGATCGAGAGGGTTTGGTTTTGTAACATTCTCCTCTATGGCTGAAGTTGATGCAGCCATGGCTGCAAGACCTCACTCAATTGATGGAAGGGTAGTTGAGCCAAAACGAGCAGTAGCCAGAGAG GAATCTGGAAAACCTGGTGCTCATGTTACTGTGAAAAAGCTGTTTGTTGGTGGAATTAAGGAAGATACTGAGGAACACCACCTTCGAGACTACTTTGAGGAATATGGGAAAATTGACACTATTGAAATAATTACAGATAGACAATCTGGCAAAAAGAGAGGTTTTGGCTTTGTTACGTTTGACGACCATGATCCTGTTGATAAAATTGTAT TGCAGAAATACCACACCATCAATGGCCATAATGCAGAAGTAAGAAAAGCTTTATCTAGACAAGAAATGCAAGAAGTTCAAAGTTCTAGGAGTGGAAGAGGAG GTAACTTCGGCTTTGGGGATTCACGTGGAGGTGGTGGCAACTTTGGTCCAGGACCAGGAAGCAACTTCAGAGGTGGATCTG ATGGATATGGAAGTGGTCGTGGATTTGGTGATGGATACAATGGATATGGTGGAGGACCAGGAG GTGGCAATTTTGGAGGTAGTCCTGGttatggaggaggaagaggaggatatgGTGGTGGAGGACCTGGATATGGCAACCAGGGTGGGGGCTACGGAGGTGGTTATGACAACTATGGAGGAG GCAATTATGGAAGTGGAAACTACAATGATTTTGGAAACTATAACCAACAGCCCTCAAACTATGGTCCAATGAAGAGTGGAAATTTTGGTGGTAGCAGGAACATGGGGGGAGGACCATATGGTGGAG GAAACTATGGtccaggaggcagtggaggaaGTGGTGGATATGGAGGGAGGAGCCGTTATTGA
- the HNRNPA2B1 gene encoding heterogeneous nuclear ribonucleoproteins A2/B1 isoform X2, whose amino-acid sequence MPRGDRESDWREKEQFRKLFIGGLSFETTEESLRNYYEQWGKLTDCVVMRDPASKRSRGFGFVTFSSMAEVDAAMAARPHSIDGRVVEPKRAVAREESGKPGAHVTVKKLFVGGIKEDTEEHHLRDYFEEYGKIDTIEIITDRQSGKKRGFGFVTFDDHDPVDKIVLQKYHTINGHNAEVRKALSRQEMQEVQSSRSGRGGNFGFGDSRGGGGNFGPGPGSNFRGGSDGYGSGRGFGDGYNGYGGGPGGGNFGGSPGYGGGRGGYGGGGPGYGNQGGGYGGGYDNYGGGNYGSGNYNDFGNYNQQPSNYGPMKSGNFGGSRNMGGGPYGGGNYGPGGSGGSGGYGGRSRY is encoded by the exons agagaaaaggagcaGTTTCGCAAACTGTTCATTGGTGGCTTGAGCTTTGAAACAACAGAAGAAAGTTTGAGAAACTACTATGAGCAATGGGGGAAACTTACAGACTGTGTG GTGATGAGGGATCCTGCAAGCAAACGATCGAGAGGGTTTGGTTTTGTAACATTCTCCTCTATGGCTGAAGTTGATGCAGCCATGGCTGCAAGACCTCACTCAATTGATGGAAGGGTAGTTGAGCCAAAACGAGCAGTAGCCAGAGAG GAATCTGGAAAACCTGGTGCTCATGTTACTGTGAAAAAGCTGTTTGTTGGTGGAATTAAGGAAGATACTGAGGAACACCACCTTCGAGACTACTTTGAGGAATATGGGAAAATTGACACTATTGAAATAATTACAGATAGACAATCTGGCAAAAAGAGAGGTTTTGGCTTTGTTACGTTTGACGACCATGATCCTGTTGATAAAATTGTAT TGCAGAAATACCACACCATCAATGGCCATAATGCAGAAGTAAGAAAAGCTTTATCTAGACAAGAAATGCAAGAAGTTCAAAGTTCTAGGAGTGGAAGAGGAG GTAACTTCGGCTTTGGGGATTCACGTGGAGGTGGTGGCAACTTTGGTCCAGGACCAGGAAGCAACTTCAGAGGTGGATCTG ATGGATATGGAAGTGGTCGTGGATTTGGTGATGGATACAATGGATATGGTGGAGGACCAGGAG GTGGCAATTTTGGAGGTAGTCCTGGttatggaggaggaagaggaggatatgGTGGTGGAGGACCTGGATATGGCAACCAGGGTGGGGGCTACGGAGGTGGTTATGACAACTATGGAGGAG GCAATTATGGAAGTGGAAACTACAATGATTTTGGAAACTATAACCAACAGCCCTCAAACTATGGTCCAATGAAGAGTGGAAATTTTGGTGGTAGCAGGAACATGGGGGGAGGACCATATGGTGGAG GAAACTATGGtccaggaggcagtggaggaaGTGGTGGATATGGAGGGAGGAGCCGTTATTGA
- the HNRNPA2B1 gene encoding heterogeneous nuclear ribonucleoproteins A2/B1 isoform X3 encodes MEGSKRTGSLSGPAKRRDQAGEAQMREKEQFRKLFIGGLSFETTEESLRNYYEQWGKLTDCVVMRDPASKRSRGFGFVTFSSMAEVDAAMAARPHSIDGRVVEPKRAVAREESGKPGAHVTVKKLFVGGIKEDTEEHHLRDYFEEYGKIDTIEIITDRQSGKKRGFGFVTFDDHDPVDKIVLQKYHTINGHNAEVRKALSRQEMQEVQSSRSGRGGNFGFGDSRGGGGNFGPGPGSNFRGGSDGYGSGRGFGDGYNGYGGGPGGNYGSGNYNDFGNYNQQPSNYGPMKSGNFGGSRNMGGGPYGGGNYGPGGSGGSGGYGGRSRY; translated from the exons agagaaaaggagcaGTTTCGCAAACTGTTCATTGGTGGCTTGAGCTTTGAAACAACAGAAGAAAGTTTGAGAAACTACTATGAGCAATGGGGGAAACTTACAGACTGTGTG GTGATGAGGGATCCTGCAAGCAAACGATCGAGAGGGTTTGGTTTTGTAACATTCTCCTCTATGGCTGAAGTTGATGCAGCCATGGCTGCAAGACCTCACTCAATTGATGGAAGGGTAGTTGAGCCAAAACGAGCAGTAGCCAGAGAG GAATCTGGAAAACCTGGTGCTCATGTTACTGTGAAAAAGCTGTTTGTTGGTGGAATTAAGGAAGATACTGAGGAACACCACCTTCGAGACTACTTTGAGGAATATGGGAAAATTGACACTATTGAAATAATTACAGATAGACAATCTGGCAAAAAGAGAGGTTTTGGCTTTGTTACGTTTGACGACCATGATCCTGTTGATAAAATTGTAT TGCAGAAATACCACACCATCAATGGCCATAATGCAGAAGTAAGAAAAGCTTTATCTAGACAAGAAATGCAAGAAGTTCAAAGTTCTAGGAGTGGAAGAGGAG GTAACTTCGGCTTTGGGGATTCACGTGGAGGTGGTGGCAACTTTGGTCCAGGACCAGGAAGCAACTTCAGAGGTGGATCTG ATGGATATGGAAGTGGTCGTGGATTTGGTGATGGATACAATGGATATGGTGGAGGACCAGGAG GCAATTATGGAAGTGGAAACTACAATGATTTTGGAAACTATAACCAACAGCCCTCAAACTATGGTCCAATGAAGAGTGGAAATTTTGGTGGTAGCAGGAACATGGGGGGAGGACCATATGGTGGAG GAAACTATGGtccaggaggcagtggaggaaGTGGTGGATATGGAGGGAGGAGCCGTTATTGA
- the NFE2L3 gene encoding LOW QUALITY PROTEIN: nuclear factor erythroid 2-related factor 3 (The sequence of the model RefSeq protein was modified relative to this genomic sequence to represent the inferred CDS: deleted 2 bases in 2 codons), translated as MTECLKHVPLEGQVAPQATCGLQGLRPGLKRGGSAPHSGCLSPRPGPEGRPPAQPGGAAAGPASAPAPGPGRFPRGHPKSPERDWDRLLLLREMRALGAPYIPRTRLDAWLVHAVAGEENGALPSSPVSGAGGDAPSESGAQEGPGRPRSARGSSLQQQAQEEGAGGAAAALGAEPSPGGSDCPTLEDVDLKTGQEALDYYYLHKGSEQSESQDGEKIKQSNRNSIDSSPFLGDYLLLLTSQTENALEELQNITNACRLCNSKDLNAMTKVRGFFGILPLGNWSIINPESLLHGTNWGLLPSIDIRNLTNQNLLSDLDENIFEEINLMALALEGFDPREVSQLFEKPDSDSGLSSQSTTSSSNSDLSSVSTCNEGAVGYSSNIEYTSHDGLGAVGGHYPEHSKHCQMDYQSDSDYCGESPHFNIFFITTLIWQLPNELASTSEHHSSSSRKSNKVKGSCLNSTDNLSHDECHVKALRIPFSVDEIVSMPIDAFNNMLSKFYLTDTEISLIHKDIRRKGKNKVAAQNCRKCKLDVILNLKEDVCKLHAQKESLKKQKFQCNKSISLMKQKLSDLYHVVFSRLRDDQGRPVNPSQYALHCGSNGSILIIPKRPVTSEQKQDNQEERKQK; from the exons ATGACTGAGTGTCTCAAGCACGTGCCGCTGGAGGGGCAAGTCGCCCCCCAGGCCACATGCGGGCTCCAAGGGCTGCGGCCCGGCCTGAAGCGGGGAGGCTCCGCCCCACACTCCGGCTGCCTCTCTCCGCGGCCAGGGCCGGAGG gtcgCCCTCCTGCTCAGCCTGGCGGGGCTGCGGCTGGACCCGCATCTGCCCCGGCGCCGGGCCCTGGACGCTTTCCACGCGGGCACCCCAAGAGCCCGGAGCGGGACTGGgaccggctgctgctgctccgggAGATGCGGGCGCTGGGGGCCCCTTACATCCCCCGCACCCGCCTGGACGCCTGGCTGGTGCACGCCGTGGCCGGCGAGGAGAATGGGGCGCTCCCCTCCTCGCCAGTCAGTGGCGCCGGGGGAGATGCCCCCAGCGAGAGCGGTGCCCAGGAGGGCCCCGGCCGCCCCCGCTCCGCCCGGGGGAGCAGCCTGCAGCAGCAGGCCCAGGAggaaggggctggaggagctgcagcagccctCGGAGCCGAGCCCAGTCCTGGGGGAAGTGACTGTCCTACCCTAGAG GATGTAGACTTGAAAACTGGTCAGGAAGCTTTGGATTACTATTATCTGCATAAAGGAAGTGAACAATCAGAATCTCAAGACGGGGAGAAGATAAAGCAG AGCAACAGAAATTCCATAGATTCCTCTCCCTTCTTGGGAGACTATTTGCTGCTGCTGACATCACAGACAGAAAATGCACTAGAG GAGTTACAAAATATAACCAACGCCTGTCGACTCTGCAACAGTAAGGATCTAAATGCCATGACAAAGGTCCGTGGCTTCTTTGGCATTCTACCACTTGGAAATTGGAG CATCATAAACCCTGAATCATTACTTCATGGGACTAATTGGGGGTTATTACCATCTATTGACATTAGGAACCTAACAAACCAGAATCTTCTTTCAGACCTTGATGAGAACATATTTGAGGAGATAAATCTAATGGCATTAGCATTGGAAGGTTTTGATCCTAGGGAAGTCTCTCAGCTTTTTGAAAAACCTGACTCAGATTCTGGACTTTCAAGCCAGAGCACAACCTCTTCAAGCAATTCTGATTTATCTTCTGTTTCAACCTGCAATGAAGGTGCTGTTGGCTACAGTAGCAATATAGAATATACTTCCCATGATGGCTTAGGAGCTGTAGGGGGTCATTACCCAGAGCATAGTAAACACTGCCAA ATGGACTATCAAAGCGATTCAGACTATTGTGGGGAGTCCCCCCACTTCAACATATTCTTCATAACCACACTTATTTGGCAGCTGCCAAATGAATTAGCATCCACTTCTGAGCATCATTCTTCATCATCTAGGAAATCAAACAAAGTAAAGGGCAGTTGCCTCAATAGCACAGATAATCTTAGCCATGATGAATGCCATGTCAAAGCCCTGAGAATTCCATTTTCTGTAGATGAAATTGTGAGCATGCCTATTGATGCGTTCAACAACATGTTATCAAAGTTCTATCTGACAGATACTGAAATATCACTTATACATAAG GACATAAGGcgaaaaggaaaaaacaaggttGCTGCTCAGAACTGCCGCAAATGTAAACTAGATGTGATCCTGAACTTGAAAGAGGATGTGTGCAAGCTTCATGCCCAAAAAGAGAGCCTTAAGAAGCAGAAATTTCAGTGTAATAAATCAATTAGTCTTATGAAGCAAAAACTAAGTGACCTTTATCATGTAGTTTTCAGTAGGTTAAGGGATGACCAGGGAAGACCTGTTAATCCAAGCCAGTATGCTCTTCATTGTGGTAGTAATGGCAGCATTTTGATAATACCTAAGAGACCAGTCACATCAGAACAGAAACAAGATAACCAAGAAGAACGGAAACAAAAATAA